The window TCACAAACAGTCCTGGGGTCTTTATGGAGACTGTATCGATTTTCTACTCTTTTGAAACAACGATTCAAGGGGATTGGGGGTAGTGATTGAAATAATAGAAATGGCAGTAAATTAACGTAAAGAAAGACTTTCATTTGCTGCAGTTTGGTGCGACGCAGTAAAccatttttgctttagaacatgtAAAATAATTGGTTTTACATGGTAGGAACGGCGTGAACGCAACCAGAAAGTAGAATCAGCTGtcagatgaatgaaaacaaaactggtcTCCTGTCTTGCGCAGGCATCTACAGCATGGCGTTTGTGTATGCAGGCAGTGGGATCAGTCTAACAACgacagcactagtgacgtcactcctcatttggaattccccaaaACCGCGAGAGTTTCCGAACGAAATACGAACTTTGCCGAAGCAAATTCACGCTGAGACAGGGcggtttatttgaatttctttattccatgcgatatttatgcaaataaatttaCTACATTTGACATCTAAAGGTAACAAAAGGTTATCCTGATGTACTTTGATTAAGATTAGGCCTAACTTTGGCATTTAACCTTTAATAGGAGTGTACGATTTGAGCAGCAGAAGGTGATATTCTTTTCGCTCCTCTTCTAGGGGACAAAGAATGGTACTTGTCTCTAAGATTGATAGGCAGCATGTCAATTACAATGAGCCTGCAAGTAGGTAGACTAATTGTCAGAGCCAGTTCCGAGTGACATAGTCGCAATCTGTTCGGCCAAGACAGGGATACTAGTGTGAAACCTGGTTCGATTGCATGTCAGAACTTGATCGAGTACCCTGAGGAAACCGGGGTTAGTTTTCGCTCCTCCATCCATCACACAGTTTTGGTAGTGAGTGTTGTGAGCTCCTGATTACACCAGGATTCTAGGAACATGTCACACCCTGTTCTACAGAGACAACTTAGCTGGCAGACAAGTTTTTGGCAACTAGTTCTAAAAGAGGTGCACGTCACAACATGTTCTCCAAAGACAATGATACTTTGTCAGCTGGTCACAATCTGATCTACAAAGACAAAAACTGTGCACTTCTACAGAGACagggggtgatatgaataaagacttgtTAATGTTTTACTTTATGTACAGAAAGGTCAAGTGTTTTGGTACATGAAATttttagtaaaagcatttgctagtcttcatATCACCCATCAAAACTTTGGCAAGTGATCAAatgcatgtcacaacctgctTCACAAAGACAAGGGTGTTTTGGGAACTGGTTCCAAGGACCCACAACATGTCTCCTATAAGGACAACAGGGTCCAAGCAACAAGGCTCCCAACAACCAGTTTCCAATGACTTGAACCAACCTGTCAtacgaagacaatgtcaccagaTTCAGCGGCATGCTTGTTTCCAGGCAAGAGTGCATTTTTCGTTTGGCTGGTTCCAAGAGACATGGTTGGAATCCCAGCAACAAAACTAACAGGGATAGCATGACTGAGagcatgtcacaacctgttaCACAGAGACAGTGATTGTTCCAAAGGACAGCAATAAATTCCATCTGGTTCCTATTCCCATGGTCAGTGAAACACTCGGCCAGTGGCCAAAATTGTTCATGGTCATAAGAATAGGAAAGGAAAGCTCAGCCAACATATCTTTGCTTCGTCACACAAGTGAAGACTGGACCAAAACAAACAGAGAGATGAAGAACTGAATTAACaaatttgaatgtttatttcttttctgaATATTTATCCATTAACATATAATGGTATAAATAATCCTTACAATCATAATAAATATATAAAGCTTTATTTGCACAAATATAATAAAATATATCCTTTATCAAAGCCAATTTAGGTCAAGCCGGAGAGTATAGAAAATAACTATGCAAAAACTTGGCTTCACTTTAGCACAATGTCAACCCAATGAATAACAGTCTATCAATATTTGGCATCCTGTCCCTCAATGTCAATAATCGAATACCACATTGGAGAGCATCGACCTCTGCCAACTTGTTGCAGCCGGTGAATCCTTTATCACCAGCGATACCAATGATACTGAAAAAGATGAAGAGggatatatacatacatgttgGGTAGGGTGTGTTTCAGCAGGCAAATCAGATACAGAAAGACCTCCCTCAGTGGACATCTCTGTTAGCAGTAatcctctctgttaaggacacctaTTCTGGTGCTCATTGCATTACCTTGACCTCTGtaacaggacaccctctctattagggacagcatttATCAGCCTCAAGGCTGTCCTCAATACAGAGGTTTGACTGTAATCCCGAAGACGGCAACCTTTTTGAGACTTACCGTCTAATCATTTCACAACCAGCAAATCCAGCCACTTCCTTCATCAGCTTTTCACGATATGTCACAGGGTCACCAATTGAACGTGTCATATGTTCAAAATATGTCATCACTAAAATAGAGAGAAATAATCAATTGTCACCACAAAATGTTTCAACTCTGCCACCCTGCGGGCGACCATGTCACAAATATGATGCCGTGGCAATGTAGACTTATTTTTTGATGTGGTGATGAAGGATGGCATAAGAGGGACTTCATCCTCAAAGCTTGTCCCCAGGTTAGATTGACAGGTACCCCATATATAAATGCACAAAAGGTACGAGGCTTAGGCTAGGCCTACCAAATCAGCTTCTAAAGAATACCGGTAAGCATGGTCATTTCCTGATGCTTTACTTACCTGTTTCTTTACAAACATCTATCAGAAAGTAGCAGAATTTCCTATGGCGATCATTGTCTTGTTCCGTTGCCTCGTGTTGGTAGTAGGAGAGCATATAATGGGCCAGAAGGAGCCCGAGGTCAAATGCACATGGTCCAATAAACATAAACTCATAgtcaatcacctggaaaagaTGATCAATTTTGTCagatctatatacatgtaggaagaAAGTATTCTACTTAGAGTTAGAGGAAGGGTGTTCATTCAATTCACACTCGGTGCAACTGCTGGTTTGCCAAGTGATATCGGACACTTGTAATATTTAATTATGAGTTATTGCCCCTTCTTTTCAAATTACGGGACTTGCAGTTGTTTCTGTTCTCACCTTTGGCCGATTATCTCGGACCATAACCGAGGCAGTGTGTAAATCTCCATGGACAACACATTCTTTTGTTTCTTGGAAGATTCGCTTCATTTCTTTAGCACCTTCAATGACACCGGGATTATTGTAAATGAGGTTAAAATGCTTCTGGACTTCTTCACTACATCTATTCGTGGGGTCATCTTGGATGAATGGCTTGGTGAAAATGTAGTCAGAAGTTAGACCACACATGGCAGGATTACTGAAATTGCAAATAAGACAAGTGTGATCCCCACATCTCGACAATCTTACCACTCTGGATAACCTGTTTCATAGCTGGGGAAGGAGTAAACTTGCCagtagaagatggaaaaattgCTTTGCTCGAGTGTTCAACCAAATGCATGAATAACATTATTCTTGGCAAGTTGATTCTCCAAGGTGTTTGGTGTGAAAGAACATGCCACCTGGAGTAAAGTGACTTGTCCAAGGCCGAAACTGattcataaatgttttgtatCAAACAATGTTACATCATGAGAAAGACAGCGTCGCTCCTTGGCTGATTCTCGTGAAGTAAGGACCACATGGCCTCACCTGAAGTTTTCTGTCATTCTATTGAACATGACTGGCTCCATTGTTGGCGAAGCAGAGTGCGAGCGATGTTGGAGAAGTGCCATGAACTTGGCGAGTTCTTTCACAGTCGTCATCTCCAGCCTCTCTGCAATCATCTCATCTTTGAGTAGTGGAGAATTCCCCAAGTCTTCCAtacaaactgaaagaaaataaatGGAATAGTAGCCTATAGTAGGTGTCCACCTTACATGTATCTAGTTTTTTTCAAGATCTACTTCTGACCCTTTAGCCTTCGATTTCCTGAAAGTTTCAGATTGACTACTTACCAGTGTGACTTTCTTCATCATAGAAAATGGGGCTTGGCACAATATCAGGGTAGGAGGGATAGAAGCTCACCAGGGCCTGCCATTCTTTTGATGACCTGAGTGTATCTAGGGGATAGGTAGGACCAAGGCACTGAAATAAATTAATAGAGACACTGTCAACTtaatatgaaatacaaaataGATAGCGCTCATTAGTGAATGCTGATcttattgaaatgaaattacaAAAAGAAATGAGGAGGGGTTTATTCACATCTTGTCACGATTCAATGCAAATGCATCAGACAATTGTCTCTTACATGTCTTGTGAAAAATGAGTCACAAGATATCAGGCAAGGGTTGTCAGTCAAGTAGCTTTCAATAGAAGCTGCATGTTAAGACTCTGGCATCTTCCAACTCAGAAGCGGGTCTGTTAGAAGGATTCTAAACGGAGCAGATCCACACCAGAGGCCATTCACGGCAGCAAACTCACCTTAATAAAAGGAGGTGCTGTCTTGCATATTACACTCATAGTAGGATCGTTTTTACTTTGGATACGAACAACATAGTTTAAGTTACCATCACCAACAGACAGGAGGTTGACATCTTCCTCTCTAGCAGCAAACTAAaagaaaagttgaaaaagtCTATGCCTGCGTTGATCAGAGGAGTGTCCCAAAATTTCGTCGAGTCAGCACAGGGGCGGATCCAAGAGGGACACAGTGGTTGCCTTCTTCTAATTATCTCTATCTATAATGAAACCTCACAACTGCATGCAGCACCATAGTTTTTTCGTCTGTCTTCTATCTCggtcatgctaattcccgacctaccccgacttttcccgacttgcggaaaatgctgccaaaatatagtgtattaatcatcagaatatttatatttgtactgtttacatatatatacagcacgtctgttaatttcaagacttttgaacgatgctaagttgagcaaagcaAGTTACATCTACCCAACCGACCGCAATTTTTCTGCAGGTCGGTAATCTtggttagttgtggttgtcgcttcttgtaaactgtacatgcatatggccttgtctgaacccagcataaattaattattggagttgatttgctcaacttagcatcgttcaaaagtccagaaattaacagacgtgctgtatatgtatgtaaacagtacaaatataaatattctgatgattaatacactacattttggcagcattttccgcaagtcgggaaatgtcggggtaggtcgggaattagcatgaccCCTTCATCTTGCCTGCTCCTTGACTGACCTTGCCATGCTTTTTTGTAATTATTATTGATTATCGGAAGTGttccaaatatcatgaaaaactATTGAATAATTTTTGTACATTGAGAAGTCTCCGCTCCAACAACATGGACATGTACCACCCACTGCACTATACATACATGACTGCATGTTAGGtataacatcaacatcaacccATACATAAGACTAGGCTATATCTTACATTCAGAACCTCAAGATGCAGATTTTTCTTAATAGAATCAAGAAGTGACCTCCTAACTTCAGGTGAAATGTCTTCTGTTGCAGTGTCCGTCATAATTTGACAAAGAAATAAGAGATTTTGGAGCAACTACAGAATTACCGGAACACTcagtgctaaatgataggaatgtgtacataatgtgtacagagggacagggtgtacataatgtacagcacTGTCCTGGCTAATCTGTAGTCAGGCCGAGATGTTGGTTATAAAAAATGTAACCACATTCAGAAAAGAATTGCACAGTATCGCCATCTATCATAGGTAGGGCGAGATGTTAGTTATAAAAAATGTAACCACATTCAGAAAAGAATTGCACCGTATCGCCATCTATCAGTACAAAATGAAACTAAACTCAGGCCAAGCCAAGCCAAGTATGGTCAGTTTATTTTGACTTTACACAGAATGCCACCCATTGGCCCCTAAAAAATGAATGCATTAGGGATTCATAGCAAAATATGAAAGGGCGTTTTACGCTGGCACTTATAAAAACTTCCTTTGTAGAAAAATAGACTggagacaatatcacaaccaaggACTGAGGTGCATAGGTGTTATAGGGAGCATTCATTTATCAGCAAACCATCAACATTAATTTGGTTCAGAGGGCTTAATGATACTCATTGGCCTAAAACATAGGTTTTCGCTCGGTGGATAATGAGAACATAACAAGACACTGATGTCATATAaataatatatatttatttacaatacaaTTACTAAAATGAAACATTGAGCATTATAACAGCAAATTAATCCAATATTCAGATTTTCAATCCCAGGATTAGTGATTAAGATGGTAGAAAATGTAGTTGTGTTCCTCAACGAAAATACTTCTGCCATATCAAATGCAGAAATCtcttctctgaatttttatttactGCAAGTATTTAAAAGTAAATTTGAACAGCACGGTGTCACCAACACACCAACCTTTATCAGTTAGTATACTGATCAGTCTACACGTACAGACACTCTTTTAACATAAAGTTCATGAACAAATTTCATTATTTACAATACtgtttacatgtatcattgtgtATATAATACATCTCatcagaaatatcaaaatatcacttcACTATCAGCAAACTGTAGGAGGGAAAACATCACAGCAGAATATATCCTGGTTCACTTCAAATCTAGATGCTTACCAAACTCATTTCGAAGCATTTGTGTATACTTACAACACAACATAAACTACAGCTCAGTAATGCACTTTTCAAACATCAAATTGAGTACGACAACATATTCCTGATGGGAGACTATAGGTAGCTCAGATTTAGTTACGCCAAGTTGCAAGTAGGAGTCTCTCCTTTCTTACAGTAAATCGAAACTATTCAAACTAAATTGGGATGTTAGCAGTGCGATTACGAACTCATaccatacatgtaaatacaagaTCTTTAGACAACATCGACGCATTCAAAAGATTTACCATCTTTATAGTACTGTTGTAACACAGTCATACATAGCTCTCCTAAAATACTAAACATTTTTTTACAATGTTCATAAGTACATATACAAAAATAGTCTGAGGTAATTCTCAATTTTCTATCAATGAAACTATCAATGTCAGCAGGCATCGTGGCAGCATGTTTGCTCAGTCAATTGACCACGTCCGTAAACCAGGAACTACTTGTATGCATTTTTAGATGAATTCATGTCATGCCTTGCCACATGATTACCGGTACCATAATCTTGAGTGTTATGGCATACATAGTACCAGTACATATATTCTGAAACCTAATCTCGATGTAATACAATTTCCTCTGCTATATATCACAATACAAAATATTCAGCTGTGCATTCAAAGACTGTACATACTATCATTTCATTAAAACCATCAAAGCATAAGCCCCCAAGTGATCCACAGTATCGATAAAAGATGTAGACAGCCTTGCAGACTAAAACGGCGAGTTCATCCCAAGTTTTGTACCAAAGTCCAATCTCGCTCGTTTTTGATATCGCACCCATAATCTGAAACACAGGAATGAAGTTGTTAGGAAACCTATTCAAGGAAACAGTTAGAAAATTTCAGGGAATATTGAGTTGAGGGCTGAGCATCAACTTGGCTCTGTAAACAACATTGGGGATTTATAAAGTAACTGTCTGATTCATTCTAGTGAGACAATCGCCTACCAACCTTGTCTAAACATGATGCAGTTGTTAACATCAGACtggacacatgtacatgtaccacaataTTATGAAGCACACTGGATACCGTGCGAAAGTTTCGTCTCCCTCGGAAATTGGGTCAGTTTTCACTATCTGGACTTACTTGATCTCTCTCATCTTGGCGAGCTCGTTGACTGGAACAAGTAAGGGTGCCCAGATGAGGCCAACACACCAACTTTCTATCGGAACATCGGAGAGGT is drawn from Lineus longissimus chromosome 1, tnLinLong1.2, whole genome shotgun sequence and contains these coding sequences:
- the LOC135495446 gene encoding methylthioribose kinase-like, with amino-acid sequence MTDTATEDISPEVRRSLLDSIKKNLHLEVLNFAAREEDVNLLSVGDGNLNYVVRIQSKNDPTMSVICKTAPPFIKCLGPTYPLDTLRSSKEWQALVSFYPSYPDIVPSPIFYDEESHTVCMEDLGNSPLLKDEMIAERLEMTTVKELAKFMALLQHRSHSASPTMEPVMFNRMTENFSNPAMCGLTSDYIFTKPFIQDDPTNRCSEEVQKHFNLIYNNPGVIEGAKEMKRIFQETKECVVHGDLHTASVMVRDNRPKVIDYEFMFIGPCAFDLGLLLAHYMLSYYQHEATEQDNDRHRKFCYFLIDVCKETVMTYFEHMTRSIGDPVTYREKLMKEVAGFAGCEMIRRIIGIAGDKGFTGCNKLAEVDALQCGIRLLTLRDRMPNIDRLLFIGLTLC